A DNA window from Massilia putida contains the following coding sequences:
- the coq7 gene encoding 2-polyprenyl-3-methyl-6-methoxy-1,4-benzoquinone monooxygenase, which produces MATATRNITPLDHLIAGFDKALRVVGGVAKAARPNPGVSAPDCELNAQEQRHSAGLMRVNHVGEVCAQALYDAQGRRASTNAMRAQFAQSGREEEDHLAWTAERLAELGSQPSLLNPLWYAAAYALGLAASRLGDAVSLGFVVETERQVEAHLNSHLEQLPPHDAKSRAIVTQMRDDEIAHGAKAEAMGAAEMPLPVKAAMRAMSKVMTTTAYYI; this is translated from the coding sequence ATGGCAACCGCAACCCGAAACATCACCCCCCTCGACCACCTGATCGCCGGTTTCGACAAGGCGTTGCGCGTGGTGGGCGGCGTCGCTAAGGCCGCGCGTCCGAATCCGGGCGTGTCGGCGCCGGACTGCGAACTGAATGCGCAGGAACAGCGCCACAGCGCGGGGCTGATGCGCGTGAACCACGTGGGCGAAGTGTGCGCGCAAGCGTTGTACGATGCCCAGGGCCGCCGTGCCTCCACGAACGCCATGCGCGCGCAGTTCGCGCAATCCGGACGCGAGGAAGAAGACCACCTGGCCTGGACGGCCGAGCGCCTGGCCGAGCTGGGCTCGCAGCCTAGCCTGCTGAATCCGCTGTGGTATGCCGCCGCCTACGCGCTGGGATTGGCCGCGTCGCGCCTGGGCGACGCCGTCAGCCTCGGCTTCGTCGTGGAGACCGAGCGCCAGGTGGAGGCCCACCTGAACAGCCACCTCGAGCAACTGCCGCCGCACGACGCGAAGTCGCGCGCGATCGTCACCCAGATGCGCGACGACGAGATCGCGCACGGCGCCAAGGCCGAGGCGATGGGCGCCGCCGAGATGCCGTTGCCGGTCAAGGCGGCGATGCGCGCCATGTCCAAGGTGATGACGACGACGGCGTATTACATCTGA
- a CDS encoding addiction module protein, with amino-acid sequence MSNAQVAELAAQIQQLSPEDRHELLRLLMVDSDDGDQDADEAWRNEIVRRVKAIRNGEAAIRALQEDWRE; translated from the coding sequence ATGTCCAACGCCCAGGTCGCCGAATTGGCCGCCCAGATCCAGCAACTGTCTCCCGAAGACAGGCATGAACTGCTACGACTGCTCATGGTGGACAGTGACGACGGCGACCAGGATGCCGACGAAGCCTGGCGCAACGAAATCGTGCGCCGTGTGAAGGCGATCCGCAACGGCGAAGCGGCCATCCGCGCGCTGCAGGAGGATTGGCGCGAATAG
- a CDS encoding M1 family aminopeptidase, protein MGALFAIAGFEARQRLKLLSTWVYFFAFFALALLWMAAAGGVFKEAFVSFGGRVLINAPRQIALSVAFLGSLGVIVVAAMTGRSVQQDFEYETHHFFFSAPIPKYAYVFGRFLGALATLAAVFSSILFGTLLGAALPGIDPARVGPYSVAGYLLPYFLTLLPNLFIFGAIFFVLAALTRRMLAVYVASVVMLIGYIVAPSLARDLDYKTLAALIDPFGTTALIRLTEYWSLTERNTLQVPFAGVYLINRALWSAFSLVVLLLGYWRFSFVSTPAGKRGQARPEPEAAPQAPSSMADMHETPDFAARSLAVLLAKSGWLAFRESVKNVYFAVIVLAGMLTLVVSSLDLGAIYGTKTYPVTYLVLELIRDVFALFLLVVTTFYAGEMVWREREARMAQMLDALPVPSWLPLAAKTIALVGLQALLLLAAMVCGMGIQLARGYLTLEPGLYLTTLFGILLPRYVLLAVLAIAAQAILNHKYLAYFALVTYYVITLFLGGFGLDHPMLVYGALPDVTYSAMNGFGHYLSLQRALQVYWGGAAIVLFTLALVLWPRGVSDTFAERLQLARRRLTPGVLSGFAAGILIFAASGGLLWYNLVHLGAYQTAWHKEQVRADYELRYKRYAKLPQPRVTDVGLQVDIHPAARTLKVHGFYQLENRTGAPIRDVVLFQKPGPALRPRFSQAARLLRADPQHGFYHYLLASPLQPGARVALEFDLLDAPGGVLGLGRDTAVVGNGTFFTNEILPHVGYQPTYELEDDRDRKRHGLAPRERMAAREDEAARANNYIANDADWVRFDAVVSTSPDQTVVAPGTLEQEWMSGGRRWFHYKADKPVLNMYTFQSARYEVRHDRWQDVTIDVYYHPGHEFNVDRMIRGAKAALEYGTKHFSPYQNRELRIAEFPRYASYAQAAPGTIPFSESVGFIAKVDPDSRKDIDYPYYVSAHEVGHQWWAHQIVGADVRGATVLSESLAEYTALMTMKNTLGSGKMRRFLRYDLEEYLMGRARENKKELPLAQNENQSYIHYHKGSLAMYLLQDMVGEDAVNGVLHGLLLEYAFKGPPYPTVSTLVERLRGITPPDKAYLIDDLFESIVLYENHADSATAHRRPDGKYEVEIRATAGKVRAGDQGEEKAQPLHDYIEFGVDDQDGNPLARERRLVTQADQRVVLVVDGRPARAGIDPDNKLIDRKPTDNMQPVDMH, encoded by the coding sequence ATGGGCGCGCTCTTCGCCATCGCCGGCTTCGAGGCCAGGCAGCGCCTGAAGCTGCTGTCGACCTGGGTGTATTTCTTCGCCTTCTTCGCGCTGGCCCTGCTGTGGATGGCCGCCGCGGGCGGCGTGTTCAAGGAAGCCTTCGTCTCGTTCGGCGGCCGCGTCCTGATCAACGCGCCGCGCCAGATCGCGCTGAGCGTGGCCTTCCTCGGCTCCCTCGGCGTGATCGTGGTCGCCGCGATGACGGGCCGCTCGGTGCAACAGGACTTCGAGTACGAGACGCACCACTTCTTCTTCAGCGCGCCGATCCCGAAATACGCCTACGTGTTCGGCCGCTTCCTCGGCGCGCTCGCCACGCTGGCCGCCGTGTTCTCCTCGATCCTGTTCGGCACCCTGCTGGGGGCCGCGCTGCCCGGCATCGATCCCGCCCGCGTCGGGCCCTATTCGGTGGCGGGCTATCTGCTTCCCTACTTCCTCACGCTGCTGCCGAACCTGTTCATCTTCGGCGCCATCTTCTTCGTGCTCGCGGCGCTCACGCGGCGCATGCTGGCCGTGTACGTCGCCAGCGTCGTCATGCTGATCGGTTACATCGTCGCGCCGTCGCTGGCGCGCGACCTCGATTACAAGACGCTCGCGGCGCTGATCGACCCGTTCGGCACGACGGCGCTGATCCGCCTCACCGAATACTGGAGCCTCACGGAACGCAACACGTTGCAGGTCCCGTTCGCCGGTGTCTACCTGATCAACCGCGCGCTCTGGTCGGCGTTCTCGCTCGTCGTCCTGCTGCTCGGCTACTGGCGCTTCAGCTTCGTATCGACGCCCGCCGGCAAACGCGGCCAGGCGCGGCCCGAACCGGAAGCGGCACCGCAAGCGCCGTCCAGCATGGCCGATATGCACGAGACGCCCGACTTCGCCGCGCGCAGCCTCGCCGTGCTGCTGGCGAAATCGGGCTGGCTCGCGTTCCGGGAATCCGTCAAGAACGTCTACTTCGCCGTGATCGTCCTGGCCGGCATGCTGACCCTCGTCGTCAGCTCGCTCGACCTGGGCGCGATCTACGGCACGAAGACGTACCCCGTGACGTACTTGGTGCTGGAACTGATCCGCGACGTGTTCGCGCTGTTCCTGCTGGTCGTCACGACGTTCTATGCGGGCGAAATGGTGTGGCGCGAGCGCGAGGCGCGCATGGCGCAGATGCTGGACGCGCTGCCGGTGCCCAGCTGGCTGCCGCTGGCGGCCAAGACCATCGCCCTCGTCGGCCTGCAGGCGCTGCTGCTGCTGGCTGCGATGGTATGCGGGATGGGCATCCAGCTGGCGCGCGGCTACCTGACGCTGGAGCCCGGCCTGTATCTCACCACGCTGTTCGGCATCCTGCTGCCCCGCTACGTGCTGCTGGCCGTGCTGGCGATCGCCGCCCAGGCCATCCTGAACCACAAATACCTCGCCTACTTCGCGCTGGTGACGTATTACGTCATCACGCTGTTCCTCGGCGGTTTCGGCCTCGACCACCCGATGCTCGTGTACGGCGCGCTGCCGGACGTGACCTATTCGGCCATGAACGGCTTCGGCCACTACCTGTCGCTGCAGCGCGCGCTGCAAGTCTACTGGGGCGGCGCCGCCATCGTCCTGTTCACCCTGGCGCTCGTGCTGTGGCCGCGCGGCGTGAGCGACACCTTCGCCGAACGCCTGCAACTGGCGCGCCGCCGCCTGACGCCCGGCGTGCTAAGCGGGTTCGCGGCCGGCATCCTGATCTTCGCCGCCAGCGGCGGCCTGCTGTGGTACAACCTCGTGCACCTGGGCGCCTACCAGACGGCCTGGCACAAGGAACAGGTGCGCGCCGACTACGAATTGCGCTACAAGCGCTACGCCAAACTGCCGCAGCCGCGCGTCACGGACGTCGGCCTGCAGGTCGATATCCATCCCGCCGCCCGCACGCTCAAGGTGCACGGCTTCTACCAGCTGGAAAACCGCACGGGCGCCCCGATCCGCGACGTCGTCCTGTTCCAGAAGCCCGGACCGGCACTGCGTCCCCGCTTCTCGCAGGCGGCGCGGCTACTGCGCGCCGATCCGCAGCACGGCTTTTATCACTACCTGCTGGCGTCCCCGCTGCAGCCGGGCGCGCGCGTGGCGCTGGAATTCGACCTGCTGGACGCCCCCGGCGGCGTGCTGGGGCTGGGCCGCGACACGGCCGTCGTCGGCAACGGCACCTTTTTCACCAATGAGATCCTGCCGCACGTCGGCTACCAGCCCACGTACGAGCTGGAGGACGACCGCGACCGCAAGCGCCACGGCCTCGCGCCGCGCGAACGCATGGCCGCGCGCGAGGACGAGGCGGCGCGCGCGAACAACTACATCGCCAACGACGCCGACTGGGTCCGCTTCGACGCCGTCGTCAGCACGAGCCCGGACCAGACGGTCGTCGCGCCGGGCACGCTGGAACAGGAGTGGATGAGCGGCGGCCGGCGCTGGTTCCATTACAAGGCCGACAAGCCCGTGCTGAATATGTACACGTTCCAGTCGGCCCGCTACGAAGTGCGCCACGACCGCTGGCAGGACGTGACGATCGACGTGTATTACCATCCGGGCCACGAGTTCAATGTCGACCGCATGATCCGCGGCGCCAAGGCGGCCCTCGAATACGGCACCAAGCACTTCAGCCCCTACCAGAACCGCGAGCTGCGCATCGCGGAGTTCCCCCGCTACGCGTCGTACGCGCAGGCGGCGCCGGGCACGATTCCGTTCTCGGAAAGCGTCGGCTTCATCGCCAAGGTCGATCCGGACTCGCGCAAGGACATCGATTATCCGTACTACGTCAGCGCGCACGAGGTGGGCCACCAGTGGTGGGCGCACCAGATCGTCGGCGCCGACGTGCGCGGCGCGACCGTGCTGTCGGAAAGCCTGGCCGAATACACGGCGCTGATGACGATGAAGAACACGCTCGGCTCCGGCAAGATGCGGCGCTTCCTGCGCTACGACCTCGAGGAATACCTGATGGGCCGCGCGCGCGAGAACAAGAAGGAGCTGCCGCTCGCGCAGAACGAGAACCAGAGCTACATCCACTACCACAAGGGCAGCCTCGCGATGTATCTGCTGCAGGACATGGTGGGAGAGGATGCCGTCAACGGCGTGCTGCACGGCCTGCTGCTTGAGTACGCGTTCAAGGGGCCGCCGTATCCGACCGTGTCGACGCTGGTCGAGCGCCTGCGGGGCATCACGCCGCCGGACAAGGCCTACCTGATCGACGACCTGTTCGAGTCCATCGTCCTGTACGAGAACCACGCCGACAGCGCGACGGCGCACCGCCGGCCGGACGGCAAATACGAGGTCGAGATCCGCGCCACGGCCGGCAAGGTGCGCGCCGGCGACCAGGGCGAGGAAAAGGCCCAGCCCCTGCACGACTACATCGAATTCGGCGTCGACGACCAGGACGGCAATCCGCTCGCGCGCGAGCGCCGGCTCGTGACGCAGGCCGACCAGCGCGTCGTGCTGGTGGTCGACGGCCGTCCGGCGCGGGCCGGCATCGACCCCGACAACAAGCTTATTGACAGGAAGCCGACAGACAATATGCAGCCTGTCGACATGCACTGA
- a CDS encoding OsmC family protein, with amino-acid sequence MEVKVSWNGPSGMSFRAETGSGHLVNMDGAPEGGGHNLAPRPMEMVLLGTGGCTAYDVVLILKRSREDVRGCDVTLTAERAETDPKVFTKIHFHFIVTGRNLKPATVERAVNLSHDKYCSASIMLAKTAEITHSFEIVEA; translated from the coding sequence ATGGAAGTCAAAGTCAGCTGGAACGGACCGTCCGGGATGAGTTTCCGGGCCGAGACCGGCTCCGGCCACCTGGTCAACATGGATGGCGCCCCCGAAGGCGGCGGCCACAACCTGGCGCCGCGCCCGATGGAAATGGTGCTGCTCGGCACGGGTGGCTGCACCGCCTACGACGTCGTGCTGATCCTCAAGCGCAGCCGCGAGGACGTGCGCGGCTGCGACGTCACGTTGACGGCCGAGCGTGCCGAGACCGACCCGAAGGTGTTCACGAAGATCCACTTCCACTTCATCGTCACGGGCCGCAACCTCAAGCCGGCGACCGTCGAACGCGCCGTCAACCTGTCACACGACAAGTACTGCTCGGCGTCGATCATGCTGGCCAAGACGGCCGAGATCACGCATTCGTTCGAGATCGTCGAGGCGTGA
- a CDS encoding ABC transporter ATP-binding protein, translating to MELQIRNLSKTYANGVVALDKVTLSIPPGMFGLLGPNGAGKSTLMRILATLQECDSGSVFLDDIDVLDEKDEVRRLLGYLPQDFGVYPKVTAYELLDHFAQLKGLSQRHRRREVVDALLQQTNLFEVRNQKMGTFSGGMRQRFGIAQALLGDPRLIIVDEPTAGLDPQERVRFHNLLSDIGEDKTVILSTHIVSDVADLCANMAIINKGHVLLCGEPVRLIEGIEGKIWARVVSKSDLPAFQKRHTVISTRLLSGRTLIHVYADRYPGDDFEPIHPTLEDVYFATIAGRHNDLAGNC from the coding sequence ATGGAATTACAAATCCGCAACCTGTCCAAGACCTATGCCAATGGCGTGGTCGCACTGGACAAGGTCACGCTGAGCATCCCGCCGGGGATGTTCGGCCTGCTGGGGCCGAACGGCGCCGGCAAGTCGACCCTGATGCGGATCCTCGCCACCCTGCAAGAGTGCGACAGCGGCTCCGTCTTCCTGGACGACATCGACGTGCTCGACGAAAAGGACGAGGTGCGCCGCCTGCTGGGCTATCTGCCGCAGGACTTCGGCGTGTACCCGAAAGTGACCGCGTACGAACTGCTCGACCATTTCGCGCAATTGAAAGGCCTGTCGCAGCGCCACCGCCGGCGCGAAGTCGTCGACGCCCTGCTGCAGCAGACCAATCTGTTCGAGGTGCGCAACCAGAAGATGGGCACCTTTTCCGGCGGCATGCGCCAACGCTTCGGCATCGCCCAGGCCCTGCTCGGCGACCCGCGGCTGATCATCGTCGACGAGCCGACGGCCGGCCTCGACCCGCAGGAACGGGTACGCTTCCACAACCTGCTGTCCGACATCGGCGAAGACAAGACCGTGATCCTGTCCACGCACATCGTGTCCGACGTGGCCGACCTGTGCGCCAACATGGCGATCATCAACAAGGGCCACGTGCTGCTGTGCGGCGAACCGGTCCGCCTCATCGAAGGCATCGAAGGCAAGATCTGGGCGCGCGTCGTGAGCAAATCGGACCTGCCCGCCTTCCAGAAGCGCCACACCGTCATCTCCACGCGTCTGCTGTCCGGACGCACCTTGATCCACGTGTACGCCGACCGCTATCCCGGCGACGACTTCGAGCCGATCCATCCGACCCTGGAGGACGTCTACTTCGCCACCATCGCCGGCCGCCACAACGACCTCGCAGGGAACTGCTGA
- a CDS encoding DNA topoisomerase III, giving the protein MTKALIIAEKPSVANDIAKALGGFTKHDEYFESDEYVLSSAVGHLLEIAVPEEYDVKRGKWSFTHLPMIPPYFALNPIAKTESRLKVLNKLIKRKDVDTLINACDAGREGELIFRLIAQNAKAKQTVKRLWLQSMTPNAIRDGFAHLRSDKEMLPLADAARCRSEADWLIGINGTRAMTAFNSKEGGFYLTTVGRVQTPTLSIVVEREEKIKKFVPRDYWEVRAEFRCAAGMYEGRWLDTNFKKDENDPEKRAERLWSKAAAEAIVAACTGKQGKVTEESKPTTSMAPALFDLTSLQREANGRFGFSAKNTLGLAQALYEKHKVLTYPRTDSRALPEDYLSTVKSTLEVLKGNSNYLPFAKQILDKGWVKPNKRIFDNSKISDHFAIIPTGVVPKNLSEPEQKLYDLVTRRFMAVFFPAAEFLVTTRFTEVQGHQFKTEGKVMTNPGWLAVYGKDTTGDDKDGASLVPVAKGEQVLAEKVNANGLVTKPPARYNEATLLSAMEGAGKLVDSDELRDAMAGKGLGTPATRAAIIEGLLTEKYLLREGRELIPTAKAFQLMTLLRGLGVNELTAPELTGEWEYKLSQMEKGQISREEFMREIAQMTEIIVKRAKEYNNDTIPGEYATLRTPCPNCGGVVKENYRRFACTKCDFSMSKVPGGRQFEIEEVEELLEKRTIGPLQGFRSKMGRPFAAILRIVRDEDIHNYKLEFDFGQDQDEGEDGEGVDFTGQTPLGPCPKCNGNVYEMGLAYVCEHTVAKPKTCDFRSSRIILQQEILPEQMAKLLNEGKTDLLPGFVSQRTRRSFKAFLVRGKDGKISFEFEERKAKPGAAKGKDAADEADSGAEAAAAVKPAARKAAATKTAAKPAAKAATKTAAAKKAPAKRATATKKAVAGE; this is encoded by the coding sequence CGCTCGGCGGCTTTACGAAGCACGATGAGTATTTCGAATCCGACGAATACGTCCTGTCGTCCGCCGTCGGCCACCTGCTCGAGATCGCGGTGCCCGAGGAGTACGACGTCAAGCGCGGCAAATGGAGTTTCACGCACCTGCCGATGATTCCACCGTACTTCGCGCTGAACCCCATCGCGAAGACCGAGTCGCGCCTCAAAGTGCTGAACAAGCTGATCAAGCGCAAGGATGTCGACACCCTGATCAACGCATGCGACGCGGGCCGCGAAGGTGAACTGATCTTCCGCCTGATCGCCCAGAACGCCAAGGCCAAGCAGACCGTCAAGCGCCTGTGGCTGCAGTCGATGACGCCGAACGCCATCCGCGACGGCTTCGCCCACCTGCGCAGCGACAAGGAAATGCTGCCGCTGGCCGACGCCGCGCGCTGCCGCTCGGAAGCGGACTGGCTGATCGGCATCAACGGCACCCGCGCGATGACCGCCTTCAACTCGAAGGAAGGCGGCTTTTATCTGACGACCGTCGGCCGCGTGCAGACGCCGACCCTGTCGATCGTCGTCGAGCGCGAAGAGAAGATCAAGAAATTCGTGCCACGCGACTACTGGGAAGTGCGCGCGGAATTCCGCTGCGCCGCCGGCATGTACGAAGGCCGCTGGCTCGACACGAATTTCAAGAAGGACGAGAACGATCCCGAGAAGCGCGCCGAGCGGCTGTGGTCGAAGGCCGCCGCCGAGGCCATCGTCGCCGCGTGCACGGGTAAGCAGGGCAAGGTCACTGAGGAATCGAAACCGACGACGTCGATGGCGCCCGCGCTGTTTGACCTGACGTCGCTGCAACGCGAAGCCAACGGCCGCTTCGGCTTCTCGGCCAAGAACACGCTGGGCCTGGCCCAGGCGCTGTACGAAAAGCACAAGGTGCTGACCTATCCCCGTACGGATTCGCGCGCGCTGCCGGAAGACTACCTGAGCACGGTCAAGTCCACGCTGGAAGTGTTGAAGGGCAATTCGAACTATCTGCCGTTCGCCAAGCAGATCCTGGACAAGGGCTGGGTCAAGCCGAACAAGCGCATCTTCGACAACAGCAAGATCTCGGACCACTTCGCGATCATCCCGACGGGCGTCGTGCCGAAGAACCTGTCCGAGCCGGAACAGAAGCTGTACGACCTCGTCACGCGCCGCTTCATGGCCGTCTTCTTCCCGGCCGCGGAATTCCTCGTCACCACGCGCTTCACGGAAGTGCAGGGTCACCAGTTCAAGACCGAGGGCAAGGTGATGACCAACCCCGGCTGGCTGGCCGTGTACGGCAAGGACACGACGGGCGACGACAAGGATGGCGCCAGCCTGGTGCCGGTGGCGAAGGGCGAGCAGGTGCTGGCCGAGAAGGTCAATGCCAACGGCCTCGTCACCAAGCCGCCCGCACGCTACAACGAAGCGACCCTGCTGTCGGCGATGGAAGGCGCGGGCAAGCTGGTCGATTCCGACGAGCTGCGCGACGCCATGGCCGGCAAGGGCCTCGGCACGCCGGCAACGCGCGCCGCGATCATCGAAGGTCTGCTGACGGAAAAATACCTGCTGCGCGAAGGGCGCGAGCTGATCCCGACCGCCAAGGCGTTCCAGCTGATGACGCTGCTGCGCGGCCTGGGGGTGAACGAATTGACGGCGCCGGAGCTGACGGGCGAGTGGGAATACAAGCTGTCGCAGATGGAAAAAGGCCAGATTTCGCGCGAAGAGTTCATGCGCGAGATCGCCCAGATGACCGAGATCATCGTCAAGCGCGCCAAGGAATACAACAACGACACGATCCCGGGCGAGTACGCCACGTTGCGCACGCCGTGCCCGAACTGCGGCGGCGTCGTCAAGGAAAACTACCGCCGCTTCGCTTGCACCAAGTGCGATTTCTCGATGAGCAAGGTGCCGGGCGGGCGCCAGTTCGAGATCGAGGAAGTCGAGGAGTTGCTGGAGAAACGCACGATCGGCCCGCTCCAGGGCTTCCGCTCGAAGATGGGCCGGCCGTTCGCCGCGATCCTGCGCATCGTGCGCGACGAGGACATCCACAACTACAAGCTGGAATTCGACTTCGGCCAGGACCAGGACGAGGGCGAAGACGGCGAGGGCGTCGACTTCACCGGCCAGACGCCGCTCGGCCCTTGCCCGAAATGCAACGGCAACGTCTACGAGATGGGCCTCGCCTATGTCTGCGAACATACCGTGGCCAAGCCCAAGACCTGCGATTTCCGCAGCAGCCGCATCATTCTGCAGCAGGAAATCCTGCCCGAGCAGATGGCCAAGCTGCTGAACGAAGGCAAGACCGATCTGTTGCCGGGCTTCGTGTCGCAGCGCACGCGCCGGTCGTTCAAGGCCTTCCTCGTGCGCGGCAAGGACGGCAAGATCAGCTTCGAGTTCGAGGAGCGCAAGGCCAAGCCGGGCGCCGCCAAGGGCAAGGATGCGGCCGACGAGGCCGACAGCGGCGCGGAAGCGGCGGCCGCCGTCAAGCCGGCCGCGCGCAAGGCCGCGGCGACGAAGACCGCCGCGAAACCTGCGGCGAAGGCGGCAACCAAGACGGCCGCGGCCAAAAAAGCGCCGGCCAAGCGCGCCACGGCGACCAAGAAGGCGGTCGCCGGCGAATAA